The proteins below are encoded in one region of Aquisphaera giovannonii:
- a CDS encoding DUF2961 domain-containing protein → MRRDDARPRGHAVALGLATLAMLLAGGLPARADDEPITVESLLRGMADTRWLASPLEAGERTVQFSSYDRATRLVDGRIINPFANADVGNYLRVEGEGARQEFVLAESQGPGYVSRIWSANPDGELRIYIDGAATPALAASFARITNGEVAPFSAPFGHDASRGRNLYFPFPFAKSIKITTTTGKQYFQVAVTTFAPGTKVESYSPEVLRQAAPVIDEVRQALLNPDRDLEEGSWRADQSATLAPGREAELPTRRGPAAIHTMAVQVAGEDLEEALAKTLLTITFDDAESPQVAVPLGDFFGTGPGANAFRSAVHTVMKDGTMKSRWYMPYRKSAKVSVKNLGAKPTTIKSVVQGDFSRPPADSMYFHARWLQRDGVQTKKGDGTLDWPSLRVSGAPGRFVGLQLNIYNPVSAWWGEGDEKVYVDGESFPSTFGTGTEDYFGYAWGSPVPYTNAFHAQTRCDGPGSKGNNSEVRYQILDAVPFRSSLAFDIELWHWEAVKVQFATLAYFYAGPGAKVEPGVPDLSGRKVYPKPPIHREPGVVEGERLKVLSKSSGDVTEQAMGGFGEAWSGDSQLIWPVRQQDATIELELPVAKAGTYDLAAAFTKAGDYGTFGLSLDGKPLQTVDLYEPAPRVVHTGPIALGTVQLDAGNHALGVRVTGKNPRSTGFLFGLDWVKLTPTTR, encoded by the coding sequence ATGAGACGAGACGACGCAAGGCCCCGCGGCCACGCCGTTGCCCTTGGGCTGGCGACGCTGGCCATGCTGCTGGCCGGCGGCCTGCCCGCCAGGGCCGACGACGAACCGATCACGGTGGAGTCCCTGCTGCGCGGGATGGCCGACACGCGGTGGCTGGCCTCCCCGCTCGAGGCCGGCGAGCGCACGGTGCAGTTCTCCAGCTACGACCGCGCGACGAGGCTCGTGGACGGCAGGATCATCAATCCGTTTGCAAATGCCGACGTCGGTAACTACCTCCGAGTCGAGGGGGAGGGGGCTCGGCAGGAATTCGTCCTGGCGGAGTCTCAAGGGCCCGGATACGTCTCGAGGATCTGGAGCGCCAACCCCGACGGCGAGCTGCGGATCTACATCGACGGCGCGGCGACGCCTGCGCTCGCGGCCTCGTTCGCGCGGATCACCAACGGCGAGGTCGCGCCGTTCTCCGCCCCCTTCGGCCACGACGCCTCGCGCGGGCGGAACCTCTACTTCCCCTTCCCGTTCGCGAAGTCGATCAAGATCACGACCACGACGGGCAAGCAGTACTTCCAGGTCGCCGTGACGACGTTCGCGCCGGGGACGAAGGTGGAGAGCTACTCGCCGGAGGTCCTGCGCCAGGCCGCGCCCGTGATCGACGAGGTGCGGCAGGCGCTGCTCAATCCCGATCGCGATCTGGAGGAGGGGAGCTGGCGGGCCGACCAGAGCGCGACGCTGGCACCCGGGCGGGAGGCCGAACTGCCGACCCGCAGGGGGCCGGCCGCGATCCACACGATGGCCGTGCAGGTCGCCGGCGAGGACCTCGAAGAGGCCCTGGCGAAGACTCTGCTGACGATCACCTTCGACGACGCGGAGTCCCCCCAGGTCGCCGTGCCTCTGGGGGACTTCTTCGGCACGGGGCCGGGGGCCAACGCCTTCCGGTCGGCCGTGCACACCGTGATGAAGGACGGGACGATGAAGTCCCGCTGGTACATGCCCTACCGGAAGTCGGCGAAGGTAAGCGTCAAGAACCTCGGGGCGAAGCCGACGACGATCAAGTCCGTAGTGCAGGGGGACTTCTCGCGGCCGCCCGCCGACTCGATGTACTTCCATGCCCGCTGGCTGCAGCGGGACGGCGTCCAGACGAAGAAGGGCGACGGAACGCTCGACTGGCCGTCGCTCCGCGTGTCCGGCGCGCCGGGGCGGTTCGTCGGCCTTCAGTTGAACATTTATAATCCTGTCTCCGCCTGGTGGGGCGAGGGGGACGAGAAGGTCTACGTGGACGGCGAGAGCTTCCCCAGCACCTTCGGCACCGGCACGGAGGACTACTTCGGCTACGCCTGGGGCAGCCCGGTGCCCTACACGAACGCCTTCCACGCGCAGACGCGCTGCGACGGCCCCGGCAGCAAGGGGAACAACAGCGAGGTCCGCTACCAGATCCTGGACGCCGTGCCGTTCCGCTCGTCGCTGGCGTTCGACATCGAGCTGTGGCACTGGGAGGCGGTGAAGGTCCAGTTCGCGACGCTCGCCTACTTCTACGCGGGCCCCGGCGCGAAGGTCGAGCCCGGAGTGCCCGACCTGTCCGGCCGCAAGGTGTACCCGAAGCCGCCGATCCATCGGGAGCCGGGCGTGGTCGAGGGCGAGCGCCTCAAGGTCCTCTCAAAGTCGTCCGGGGATGTCACGGAGCAGGCGATGGGGGGATTCGGAGAAGCCTGGTCCGGCGACTCCCAGCTCATCTGGCCCGTCCGCCAGCAGGACGCGACGATCGAGTTGGAGCTTCCCGTGGCGAAGGCCGGGACGTACGACCTGGCCGCGGCCTTCACGAAGGCCGGCGATTACGGCACGTTCGGCCTGAGCCTGGATGGGAAGCCGCTCCAGACCGTGGACCTGTACGAGCCGGCCCCTCGGGTCGTCCACACCGGGCCGATCGCGCTGGGCACGGTCCAACTCGATGCGGGCAACCACGCCCTGGGCGTCCGCGTGACCGGCAAGAACCCGAGGAGCACCGGCTTCCTCTTCGGCCTGGATTGGGTCAAGCTGACGCCGACCACCCGGTAA
- a CDS encoding lactonase family protein, producing the protein MGSLIRAFASAAAMAAAASAVAGEAPSTASRDEAKGTYWAYVGTYTEGKSPSQGIYLLELDPASGKVTEYGPVANVPNPSFLAIRPGGKELYAVSEVGRFNNKPGGGVTALAIHPITGKLTALNQESSVGEGPCHVAVDRTGKNVLVANYNNGVVACLPIDEAGRLRPASSSIQHEGSSVDRGRQGGPHAHSINVDPSNRFALAADLGLDKVLVYRLDAEKGTLTPNDPPSASVKPGSGPRHLAFHPNGRFVYVISEMGNTLTAFAYDGEKGELKEIEAVSTLPADFRGKSYTADVHVHPSGKFVYGSNRGHDSIAIFAIDQATGKLTPAGHVPTGGKTPRNFAIDPTGSCLLAENQGSDTIVVFRIDASTGGLTRVGEPIKVPMPVCIQMIPRPTQPPE; encoded by the coding sequence ATGGGATCCTTGATCCGTGCGTTCGCGAGCGCGGCGGCGATGGCCGCCGCGGCGTCCGCCGTCGCGGGGGAGGCGCCCTCGACGGCGTCCCGGGACGAGGCGAAGGGGACCTACTGGGCGTACGTCGGCACGTACACCGAGGGGAAGTCGCCCAGCCAGGGGATCTACCTCCTGGAGCTCGACCCGGCCTCGGGCAAGGTCACCGAGTACGGCCCCGTGGCCAACGTGCCGAACCCCTCCTTCCTAGCGATCCGCCCCGGCGGCAAGGAGCTCTACGCGGTCAGCGAGGTGGGCCGGTTCAACAACAAGCCGGGCGGCGGCGTCACCGCGCTGGCGATCCACCCGATCACCGGCAAGCTCACCGCGCTGAACCAGGAGTCTTCCGTGGGCGAGGGCCCGTGCCACGTCGCGGTGGACCGCACCGGGAAGAACGTGCTGGTCGCCAACTACAACAACGGCGTCGTGGCGTGCCTGCCCATCGACGAGGCCGGCCGCCTCAGGCCGGCCTCGAGCTCGATCCAGCACGAGGGCTCGAGCGTGGACAGGGGCCGCCAGGGTGGCCCGCACGCGCACTCGATCAACGTGGACCCGTCGAACCGCTTCGCGCTGGCCGCGGACCTCGGCCTGGACAAGGTCCTGGTCTATCGCCTCGACGCCGAGAAGGGGACGCTCACGCCCAACGACCCGCCGTCCGCCTCGGTGAAGCCGGGCTCGGGCCCGCGGCACCTGGCCTTCCACCCGAACGGCCGCTTCGTGTACGTGATCAGCGAGATGGGCAACACGCTGACCGCGTTCGCGTACGACGGCGAGAAGGGCGAGCTGAAGGAGATCGAGGCCGTGTCCACGCTCCCGGCGGACTTCCGCGGGAAGAGCTACACGGCCGACGTGCACGTGCACCCCTCCGGCAAGTTCGTCTACGGGTCGAACCGGGGGCACGACAGCATCGCGATCTTCGCCATCGACCAGGCCACGGGCAAGCTGACGCCCGCCGGGCATGTGCCGACGGGGGGGAAGACGCCGCGGAACTTCGCGATCGACCCGACGGGCTCGTGTCTGCTGGCGGAGAACCAGGGTTCCGACACGATCGTCGTCTTCCGAATCGACGCGTCCACCGGCGGGCTGACCCGCGTGGGCGAGCCGATCAAGGTGCCGATGCCCGTCTGCATCCAGATGATCCCGAGGCCGACCCAGCCGCCGGAATGA
- a CDS encoding beta-agarase: MMTRLRLPSMALALAICAPSTARADAPAPGPRPVNLWAHERSHARVGYGAKPEMVRVTFEPAEWPHIRFPAPGGRAWDWSGRSLVLEVRNLDPKDVEVHVRIDDDPSADGVHHCRTGRATLAPNQATTLAFPLSRKDPMAFGMRALPGSPNVRTVQASGDDSFNPAHVTMFQVFLQNPTEPRQVELRSASIATAEDASLDGIVDAFGQYARAEWPGKVHSVAELKARHEAEAADLLAHPEPGDRDRFGGWRDGPKETPTGFFRTAHRDGKWWLVDPEGALFVSLGVDVVTTSEQTILDGRSSLFTGLPGKGDPLSRHYGMAFGIHSGPVKQGRTFNLYAANLERTYGRDYLNHWRVRTFERLRSWGFNTIANWSDPWFYGNGRIPYTATVGIEGKHARVSSGSDYWGRMHDPFDPEFARDVRASLARVVPKVKGDRWCIGYFVDNELSWGGFGDQAGRLGLAIGSLSAPAEGSPAKRAIVAQLRAKYGEIAKLNAGWKTDLADWKALEAPWHPPLPARWTEAFRSDMKAFVTEFARAYFRTIRDELKAQDPDHLYLGCRFAWRTEEAIAAAAEICDVVSFNIYERRVDPAKWAFLSDLKKPAIIGEFHVGALDRGMFHTGLVSASSQEERAAIYRDFVGSVLDHPALVGCHWFQYVDEPITGRSYDGENYNIGFLTVTDTPYPELVSAARAIHAKAYAWRARAGATR, translated from the coding sequence ATGATGACGCGGCTACGGCTCCCCTCGATGGCCCTCGCCCTGGCGATCTGTGCGCCGTCGACCGCGCGGGCCGATGCGCCCGCCCCGGGCCCCCGGCCCGTCAACCTCTGGGCCCACGAGCGGAGCCACGCGCGGGTCGGATACGGAGCCAAGCCGGAGATGGTCCGCGTGACGTTCGAGCCGGCGGAATGGCCCCACATCCGCTTCCCGGCCCCCGGCGGCAGGGCGTGGGACTGGAGCGGACGCTCGCTCGTGCTGGAGGTCCGGAACCTGGACCCGAAGGACGTCGAGGTCCACGTCCGGATCGACGACGACCCGTCGGCCGACGGCGTCCACCACTGCCGGACCGGCCGCGCGACGCTCGCCCCCAACCAGGCGACGACGCTGGCGTTCCCCCTGAGCCGGAAGGACCCCATGGCCTTCGGCATGCGAGCCCTGCCCGGCTCGCCGAACGTCCGCACGGTCCAGGCCTCCGGCGACGACTCCTTCAACCCCGCGCACGTCACCATGTTCCAGGTCTTCCTCCAGAACCCGACGGAGCCCCGGCAGGTCGAGCTGCGGTCGGCGTCGATCGCGACGGCGGAGGACGCCTCCCTCGATGGCATCGTCGACGCCTTCGGCCAGTACGCCCGCGCCGAATGGCCGGGCAAGGTGCACTCCGTGGCCGAGCTGAAGGCACGCCACGAGGCCGAGGCCGCCGACCTCCTCGCCCATCCCGAACCGGGCGACCGCGACCGGTTCGGCGGCTGGAGGGACGGGCCGAAGGAGACGCCCACAGGCTTCTTCCGGACGGCCCACCGCGACGGCAAATGGTGGCTCGTGGATCCCGAGGGCGCCCTATTCGTGTCCCTGGGCGTGGACGTGGTGACCACGAGCGAGCAGACGATCCTCGACGGCCGGAGTTCCCTGTTCACGGGCCTCCCCGGCAAGGGCGATCCGCTGTCGCGGCACTACGGGATGGCCTTCGGCATCCATTCCGGCCCGGTCAAGCAGGGCCGGACGTTCAACCTCTACGCGGCCAACCTGGAACGGACCTACGGCCGCGACTACCTCAACCACTGGCGCGTGCGGACCTTCGAGCGCCTCAGGTCGTGGGGCTTCAATACGATCGCCAACTGGTCCGACCCGTGGTTCTACGGCAACGGCCGGATCCCGTACACCGCGACCGTCGGCATCGAGGGCAAGCACGCGAGGGTCAGCAGCGGGTCGGACTACTGGGGCAGGATGCACGACCCGTTCGACCCGGAGTTCGCCCGCGACGTGAGGGCGAGCCTCGCCCGGGTCGTCCCCAAGGTGAAGGGCGACCGCTGGTGCATCGGCTACTTCGTGGACAACGAGCTGAGCTGGGGCGGCTTCGGCGACCAGGCCGGGCGCCTCGGCCTGGCGATCGGCTCGCTCTCGGCCCCGGCCGAGGGCTCCCCGGCCAAGCGCGCGATCGTCGCCCAGCTCCGGGCGAAGTACGGCGAGATCGCGAAGCTGAACGCAGGCTGGAAGACGGACCTTGCCGACTGGAAGGCCCTGGAGGCCCCGTGGCACCCGCCCCTACCGGCGAGATGGACGGAGGCCTTCCGTTCCGACATGAAGGCGTTCGTCACGGAGTTCGCGAGGGCCTACTTCCGGACGATCCGCGACGAGCTGAAGGCCCAGGATCCGGACCACCTCTACCTCGGCTGCCGGTTCGCCTGGCGGACCGAGGAGGCGATCGCCGCCGCGGCGGAGATCTGCGACGTCGTCAGCTTCAACATCTACGAGCGCCGGGTCGATCCCGCGAAGTGGGCGTTCCTGAGCGACCTGAAGAAGCCCGCGATCATCGGCGAGTTCCACGTCGGCGCGCTCGACCGCGGGATGTTCCACACCGGCCTCGTCTCCGCCTCCAGCCAGGAGGAGCGGGCGGCGATCTACCGCGACTTCGTGGGGAGCGTCCTGGACCACCCTGCGCTCGTCGGCTGCCACTGGTTCCAGTACGTGGACGAGCCGATCACCGGCCGGTCGTACGACGGCGAGAACTACAACATAGGCTTCCTCACCGTCACCGACACCCCCTACCCCGAGCTGGTCTCCGCCGCCCGGGCCATCCACGCTAAGGCCTACGCGTGGCGGGCGAGGGCCGGGGCCACGCGGTGA